The following are from one region of the Lineus longissimus chromosome 19, tnLinLong1.2, whole genome shotgun sequence genome:
- the LOC135502745 gene encoding YTH domain-containing family protein 1-like, with protein sequence MSAGVDQRNKGQSVQVANGAKQEVVKDGFDSYLQAPHQPGVYNSAPMSSPNVSEHYVPPSYYPSVSFPYLSQGLSEGPWSNGGDHMSFLGGYGQISNDYNSGMFSGFGYSQPGFGWDFTGGEYSSWGTSPPAQQQGKRTDARGYAEEYYHPESLQQMDAYAPPMNGELERGDGIRTIDQGLKGVSISDGRDVEQVSVKENLNPIPSDQVAQNSNSGVPAKKMTWASIASQPAKPQAPMKPKSIPRAPVLPSKHNMDIGTWDMKNNVSNKQGMAQPRQAWSGGARRGNPGPYASGPNMNRGNDSSGSSTGNASARNSERSGSPPVSAAAQAVLDKLKGANHYNPKEFNVNLKSARFFIIKSYSEDDIHRSIKYSIWCSTEHGNKRLEEAFRERESKGPIYLLFSVNGSGHFCGMAQMMTNLDPHKDSNVWAQSKWKGQFEVKWIYVKDVPNSQLRHIRLENNENKPVTNSRDTQEVPFEKGKQVLKIMHNYRNTTSIFDDFVHYEKRQEEDSRDVVSERRDAPSSREGRESRKPEPTSPAPPSRDNGRRERNGGGRDRSGR encoded by the exons ATGTCTGCGGGTGTTGACCAG AGAAATAAAGGGCAGTCAGTGCAAG TTGCCAATGGTGCCAAGCAAGAAGTAGTAAAGGACGGTTTCGATTCTTACCTTCAAGCACCCCACCAG CCAGGCGTCTACAACTCTGCTCCGATGTCAAGTCCGAACGTTTCTGAACACTATGTTCCCCCGAGTTACTACCCATCTGTGTCGTTCCCTTATCTGAGCCAAGGACTTAGCGAAGGCCCGTGGTCAAATGGAGGCGATCATATGTCATTCCTGGGCGGATACGGACAGATTAGCAATGATTATAACAGTGGCATGTTCAGTGGGTTTGGCTACAGCCAGCCTGGATTCGGATGGGACTTCACCGGTGGTGAGTACTCCTCCTGGGGCACATCGCCACCTGCACAGCAGCAGGGAAAGCGTACGGATGCACGCGGCTATGCGGAAGAGTATTACCACCCGGAGAGCTTGCAGCAGATGGATGCGTACGCTCCTCCCATGAACGGGGAATTGGAGCGTGGTGATGGTATAAGGACCATTGATCAGGGTCTCAAAGGTGTGAGCATTAGTGATGGGAGGGACGTGGAGCAGGTTTCTGTGAAAGAAAACTTGAACCCAATACCCAGTGACCAAGTGGCCCAGAATTCAAACTCAGGTGTCCCTGCTAAGAAAATGACATGGGCTTCGATTGCTAGCCAGCCGGCGAAACCCCAGGCACCGATGAAGCCAAAAAGTATCCCACGAGCTCCGGTGTTGCCGTCTAAACATAACATGGACATCGGCACGTGGGATATGAAGAATAACGTTTCGAATAAGCAGGGGATGGCACAGCCGAGGCAAGCATGGTCAGGGGGTGCCCGTCGCGGTAACCCAGGGCCGTATGCGTCTGGTCCGAATATGAATCGGGGTAATGACTCTTCGGGAAGTTCAACGGGGAATGCGAGTGCACGGAATAGTGAACGTAGCGGCTCTCCGCCTGTTTCGGCAGCCGCTCAAGCGGTGTTGGACAAGTTGAAAGGGGCGAATCACTACAATCCTAAGGAATTCAATGTGAACTTGAAGTCGGCACGATTTTTCATCATAAAATCGTACTCTGAGGACGATATTCACCGCTCTATTAAGTATAGCATTTGGTGTAGTACAGAACACGGGAATAAACGCTTGGAGGAGGCGTTCCGAGAGCGGGAATCTAAGGGGCCGATTTACCTCTTGTTTTCCGTGAATGGTAGCGGACATTTCTGTGGGATGGCCCAAATGATGACGAACCTTGACCCCCATAAAGACAGTAATGTCTGGGCGCAGTCCAAGTGGAAGGGACAGTTTGAGGTGAAGTGGATTTACGTCAAGGACGTGCCCAACAGTCAGCTAAGACACATCCGCTTGGAGAACAATGAGAATAAGCCAGTCACTAATTCACGCGACACCCAGGAGGTTCCATTCGAAAAAGGGAAGCAGGTTCTGAAAATCATGCACAACTATCGTAATACGACGTCCATCTTCGATGATTTTGTGCATTACGAGAAGCGCCAGGAGGAGGACTCGAGGGATGTTGTCTCGGAGCGTAGGGATGCGCCCTCGTCCCGCGAGGGACGCGAGTCCCGCAAG CCCGAGCCGACCTCACCAGCGCCCCCTAGCCGAGACAATGGACGACGGGAACGTAATGGCGGTGGCCGGGACCGAAGCGGACGCTAA